The region CCCCTTTCCGACGCGCTGGAGCGGGGCGAGCTCCCGATCGTCGCGGGGTTCCAGGGTGTGGACGCCGGAGGAAACATCACCACCCTCGGGCGCGGCGGCTCGGACACCTCGGCGGTGGCGGTCGCTGCGGCGATCGGCGCCGACCTCTGCGAGATCTACACCGACGTCGAGGGGGTGTTCACCGCCGACCCGAACATCTGTCCCGACGCGCGCAAGATCCCGCGCATCAGCTACGAGGAGATGCTCGAGCTCGCCTCCCTCGGCGCGAAGGTCCTGCAGATCCGATCCGTCGAGGTCGCGAGCAACCACGGAGTGGCCCTGGCGGTACGCTCCAGCTTCAGCGAGGAGGAGGGAACGATGGTCGTCGCCGAAGACGCCGCCATGGAGAAGGTCGTCGTCACCGGAGTCAGCCTCGACAAGAACCAGGCGCGTCTGACGATCCGGGGCTTGCCCTGGCGCGCGGGCGTCCAGGCCGACGTCTTCCGACCCCTCGGAGAGGCTGGCATCGTCGTCGATATGATCGTGCAGGCCCCGCCGGTGGACGGGCGAACGAACGTCTCCTTCACGGTACCTCGCACGGATCTGCCGGCGGCGCTCGAACGCGTCCAGCGCGTCGCCGACGAGAACGGCGGCAGCGAGGTTCTCTCCGACGACAAGATCGCCAAGATCTCGATCGTCGGCGTCGGGATGCGGAGTCACTCGGGTGTCGCGCAGCGGATGTTCGAGCTGCTCGCCGGCGAGGGGATCGACATCCTGATGATCAGCACCAGCGAGATCAAGGTCTCGTGCGTCATCCCCATGCGCTACGGCGAGCTGGCCATGCGCTCCCTCCACGAGGGCTTCGCTCTCGGCACCGGCACCGGCACCGGCCCCTCCGAGCGCTGATCCGGGACGGGGGTCAACGGCTGGCCGTGGCGCGCCCCTGGGACGGCCGGACCGCCGCGAAGACGAGCTCGGGGGCCTGCACGCCCGTGGTTCTCAGCTCGAGCGCCCCACGGTGTCCCGCAAGGCTCACCACCAGCGAGGGGACCGGCGGCAGCTCGACCCGCGGCTCGGCGCCCACCGACGGGAAGTCGAGCTCACCGACGACCGTCTCCCCGCAGGTCACGGTCACGCGCCCCGGCTTGCCCGAGAGCAGGACCAGCAGCTCCTGCGGCGACCCGCAGGCCGCGCGAAGGGGGACGCGACAACCGTCCGCAGCGCAACGCGCGGGTCCCGCCGCCACGGCCGCGAGACCGGGAATCGGGAGCGCGTGCAGTCGCCCCAGCGCCTCGACGGCGTAGGCCACGACCGCAGGCTCCAGCTCGGTCCGGACGAGGTGCTGGAGCGGCTGCACCGCACGAGCGTCCCCGATCCGGCCGAGGGCCAGCGCGGCGTGCTGTCTCCAGCTGATGAACCGGTCGCTCTGCAGGCCGTGGACGAGCTCGGGCACCGCCGCGTGCGCCCGGCAGAGACCGAGCGCGTGAATCGCGTGGCGGCGCGTGCGCAGGGTCTTCAGCTGCTGCCGCAGCGCCGGCGTCGCGCGGTCGTCTCTCAGCTGGCCGAGAATCTCGATCAGTTCGATGCGCTCGTAGATGTCCTCGCTGCGGACCAGGAGATCGATCAGCCGCGGCACCAGGCGCCTGTCCCCGGCGAGCGCCTGCGCCAGCAGGGCGTCTCGACGCAGCGCCGGCGGCAGATCGGCACGCTCGAGGAGTCGAGGCACCTGCCTCAGACTTTCGGGGTGCCCGAGGAGCGCGGCTCCTATGGTGGCCTGGATCGCCACCCCCGGGTCCGGATCCCTGGCCGCGTCCACGAGGACCGCGCGAGCGGACTGCGCCCTCAGACGCGTGAGCAGGCGGACCGCCTCGCGCCGCACCTCGCGCCCGCTTCGCACGAGTTTGATCAGCGAAGGGATCGCGCTCGGGTCTCCCTGCCGGCCCCGCTCGAGCACCCCCTCGGCCTCGGCGGCTCGGTCTTCCCGCGCGCCGCTCCGCCGATCCCGCTCCCCCAGAGCCCGCAGCTCGCCGTGGAGCCGGGCGAGCAGCTCGGGACGTCGTGCAGCGAGGTTCACCCGCTCCCCAGGGTCTGCACGCAGGTCGTAGAGCTCGCTGAAGCCCTCCACCGCGTTGTGGATCAGCTTGTGCTGCCCGCGGACCACGGCCTTGCGCTGCTCGAACTGGGAGAAGACCGCCGGGAGGCGCATCGCGTCCTCCCCCGCGACCCAGGGGCCGAGGTCGTTCCCCTGCATCTCCGCCGGCACCGGGATGTCCGCCGCCGCGAGCATCGTGACAGCCAGGTCGATCGACTGCGCGGCCCCCGGCACGCGAAGGGGTGCCACGCCGGGCACCCGCACGATGACCGGGACGCGCACCTGTTCGTCGTAGAGCGAGCTGCCGTGGTAGTACTCGCGGTGCTCCCCGAAGGCCTCGCCGTGATCCCCGGTCAAGGCCACGACCGTCGTCGGGTGTTCGGCCTGCACCCGCTTCAGCAGCCGCCCGATCGCGCGGTCCGTATACGCGATCTCCCCGTCGTAGCGGTCCATGGCCCTCGGTCCGAAGTCGAACCCAGGCTGCGGATCGTACGGCTCGTGCGGCTCGAAGAAGTGCACCCACACGAAGAACTTCTGTCCGCGGCTCTCCTTGAGGAAGGCGAGCACCTGGTCCACGCGTCGTTCGGCGTCGATGAACTCGAACTTCACGTACTCGAAGTCGAACATGGACGACTGGAAGGCGCTGAAGCGATCCTTGTCGATGTAGAAGACCGCCGGGGGGAAGAAGCCGCCGGTCTTGTAGCCGTAGCGCCGCACCACGGAAGGCAGGGTCCGCTGGCCGGTCAGCCCGGACGCGGCGATGTGCGTGCCCGTGAGGAGCGAGGTCAGCGAGAACGAGGTATGGGGCACGGGCGCGTAGCCGCGCTCGAACACGGTGGCGGAACGGGCCCACGCATCCAGCTCGGGCGTGGTGCGGCGTCGGTACCCATAGACCCCCATGTGGTCGGCCCGCAGCGCGTCCACCGAGATGAGCAGCAGATTGTGATCCGGACGTCGCGGGCCCGGGCGCAGTCCCACTCGGGCCGGCGCCTCCTCTCTTTCGACCGGCCTTGGCGGAGAGTCGGCCCCCCCGCGTACGAGCCCCGCGCGTGCCGCCAGGCGAACGATCTTGGCCTGCACGGCAGTGTGTTCGTGGATCAGGAAGCGCAGCTGCTCCCAGCGCGCGACGGTCTTCAGGCCCCAGGCCCCGCCCGCGATCGTGGCCACCACCAGCAAGAGCGCCGCCCCGGGGTCCATCACCCGACCCATCCAGCGCGCGTTCGGCCGGGCCACGGCGAAGGCCACCGCCACGGCGAGCTGACAGAGCACTACGGCGGTGACGGCCAGGCTGACGTGGAAGAACGGGTAGAGGCCCGGCAGGACCAGCTGATCCGCCACGTACAGGCCGAGCGCCAGCAAGAGGAGGAGGGGGGCGATGAGATAGGCAGGGCGCGAACCCCACCGACGCACGCGAAAACGGTCGCGCACCCAGATGCCGAGGCGCATGGCGCCATAGCAGGCGACTATTCCCACGAGCCCGAGGCCCGCGGCGAGCAGGTGGCGCCCGGGCAGCTCGCGGGCCCGGCGGCCGGCGAAGGTCAGCGCAGCCACGAGCGCGATGGGGGGGGCGAGCAAGAGCGTGTAGAGGCAGGCCATCCAGTGCGGCTCGGCGACGCGCCGCTTCGCCAGGCTCCCCGTGAGGCGGGAGACCGCCAGCACGACGGCCCCCTCGATGGCGCCGAGGAACACGGCGAGCGCCGCCGGGATGAGGAGCAGGAGCACGCCGAAGAGCAGGCCCTGACCGATGGAATCGAAGGTCGGGCGCCGCACGAGCAGCACGTAGACCAGCTCCATGAGCCAGAGCGGCAGGACACCGGCGACGGCGAGGGTCACCCCGCCGATCATGGCGCGCCGGACGGTTCGTTTGCGTCGGTCGAGCATGCAGGTCGTCTCGTCTGCAGGGAGCCTAGCGCAACCCGGGCGCGCCGTCGCCACCTCCCCGCGCTCGGCGGCGCAGAGAATGGAGCGGGGCCCTGCGAAACACCTTCAGCCCGCCTCGCCCCCGGGAAGAGGGCGGCGGTCCCACCGGCGTCGCACCAGCTCCCGCACGGCCTGATGCTCGGGCAGGCTCAGCTCGGGGTCCAGCGCGAGGAGCCGCGCCGCCGCGCGCTGGGCCTCGGCGAGCAACCGCAGATGCCGCGTGAGGTCCGCGAAGCGAAGGCGGGGAAGACCCGCCTGCCGCGTCCCAAAGAGCTCGCCGGGGCCGCGTCGTTCCAGGTCCGCCTCTGCGATAGCGAAGCCGTCCTCGGTGCGCGTCAGCACGCGAAGCCGGTCCGCCGCCGTGCTTCGTCGCGCGATGCCCGCCAGGAGCAGGCACCGGGAAGCCCCCCCTCCTCGCCCCACGCGCCCGCGCAACTGGTGAAGCTGCGCGAGGCCGAAACGCTCGGCGTGCTCGACGACCATCACGCTCGCGCGGGCGATGTCCACGCCCACCTCTATCACCGTCGTCGCCACGAGGAGGTCCAGCTCGCCCGCGGCGAAGGCCCCGAGGACGCGGTCCCGTTCGAAGGCGTGCAGCCGACCGTGGACCAGCCCTACGCGGGCCTCGGGAAAGAGCTCCGCCAGCCGTGTCGCCGCCGAGGTCGCGTCGGTGACCTCCAGCTCCTCCGACGCCTCCACCAGCGAACAGACGACGTAGATCTGCCGGCCGGCCGCCAGGTCCGCCGCCAGGAGCGTAGCCGCCTCGCTCCCCCGCTCGATGCGCGGGTTCCACAGGAGGCGCGTCTCGATCGGCTGCCGCCCGGGCGGCTTCTCGTCGAGCACCGAGACGTCGAGCTCGCCGTAGAGGGTCAGCGCCAAGCTGCGCGGGATGGGCGTCGCGGTCATCACCAGCAAGTGGGGCAGGAGCCCCTCGTCCCCGCGCTCCCGCAAGGCGAAGCGCTGCAGGACGCCGAAGCGGTGCTGCTCGTCCACCACCGTCAGCGCCAGATTCGGCAGGCTCACCCCCGGAGAGAGCAGCGCGTGGGTGCCGATGAGCAGGGCCACCTGTCCGGCGTCAGCGAGCGCCAGGAGCGAACGCTTCACCCCTTGGGGCGTAGAGGCCGTCAGCAGCGCCGCTCGGTGCCCCAGCGCCTCGCACAGGGGGGCGAGGCGCTCGTAGTGCTGGCGCGCCAGCACCTCGGTGGGCGCCATGATGGCCGCCTGCAAGCCGCTCTCCATCGCCGCCAAGGCCGCGGCGAAGGCCACGATGGTCTTCCCGCTCCCCACGTCCCCTTGAAGCAGGCGGTGCATGGGGCGCGACTGCCCGAGCTCCCGCCACACCTCCTCCAGCACGCGCTCTTGCGCTCCGGTCAGCGCGAAGGGAAGGCATCCTCGCAGCTTCTCCAGCGCCGGCGGCGGCAGCGTGCAGACCGGCGCGCGCCGCGTGTCCCACTCGGTGCGCCGCCTCCCCAGCACCAGGTGAAGCGAGAGCAGTTCGTCGAAAGCCAGCCGAAGCTGCGCCGGGTGCTCGCCGCGCGCCAGCAACCCGAGCGCCTCCGAGTCCACCGGTTCGCCCACCGCGTGCAGCACCCGGAGTGCGTCGGCGAGCGGCGGCAGGCCCTGCTCTGTGGCCACGCTCGGCGGGATGCCATCCATCGCCTCGCTCGCGAAGCGCGCCACCGCCGCCTGGCAGAGCCGCTCGAGCCTTCGCGGCGCGACCCCCGCGACCTGCGGGTAGCGCGGACGCACGCCCCCCGCGAGGTCCTCCGCATCGGCCGGCTCGACGTCCGGGTGGGTCATCTGCAGTCGGTCGCGATAGCGGCGCGCGACCCCGCTAAGGCGCACCCAGCGCCCCGGGACGAAGGACGCCGCCAGCCCCGGGTAGCTGCGGAACCAGACGCCGTGAAGCAGCGCCTCCCCGCCCGCCTCTGCCGCGACGGAGAGCTCCACTCGCCGTTTCCCCCAGCTCCGCTTCTCGCGCACGTCGCGCAGCACCCCCCGGGTCGTCACCCGCCGCCCCTCGGGCACCTCGGCGAGCGGCACGACGGTGCGCTCGTCGCGGTATTCGAGCGGCATGAAGTAGAGCAGGTCTTCGACGGTGACGAGGTCCCGCTCGGCGCACCGCTCCGCGAGCGCTGGGCCGATGCCACGGAGCGAGGTCAGCGGCGAGTCCAGGCTGACGGTCCCGGTCGCCGGTGCACGCGCGGGAGTAGCCCGAGGCTGAACGGAGGTTCTGCGCCCCCTCAGGTCGGCGCAGAGTCGCAGCCCGCGCGCCACGAGCTGCGCTTTTAGCGCCGTGGTGGCCGCGTCGAAACCTTCCAACTCGCGCGCGTAGTCGGCAAGCGCCGCCGCATCGGCCTCGGGGACGGCTCGCGCCAGGCGCACGGCAGCCTCGGTGAGCGCGGTCCCGAGGGACGCGAACTCGCCCACGCGCTTGAAGCCGTCTTGCGCGGCGAGTGACAGCGGGTCGTGCAGCGCACGATACGCCTCTCGGGCGTCCATGTGCCCACCTTATGCCGAGCGCGGAGGAGGAGACAAGCGGGCCGCGCGGCGCAACGCCGGGCAGTTAGCGTCCGCGGCGGACGCTTAGCCGCGGTAGGTGAACCGCAGCTCGTAGTCGCAGAGGTGGAAGACGTCCCCCTCGTCGATGCGCTTGTTGTCGATGCGCATCCCCTTGTAGTCGATCCCGTTCGTGCTACCCAGGTCCTTGATGTAGTAGGTCCCGTTTCGACGGATGATCGCGGCGTGCTTGCGGGAGATGTTTCCGTCCTTGATCGCCAGGTCGCTGGTCTTCGATCCCCGGCCGATGATGAACTGGTCCTTGTCGATGGCGATCTTCTGATTGTTGAAGATGAGAAAGAGGGTGGGTCCACCCGCCGCCTCGACGCCGGGTCGCGCCCCAGGCGGCGGTCTCCTGCCGGGCGGCTCGGGAGGCCTGTGCGCCTGGTGCTGCACCGTCCGACGCGCGCTGTAGCCCGGCTGGCCGGCCGCTCCGGCCGACGCCGCGCCCGCCGTGGGCGCTGGACCGCTCGGCGGCGGGGGAGGTCGACGAGGAACCCCTCCGGGAGGAGAGATACTCTGGCTGGGCGGACGTGCGGGAGCGCCGGGGCCAGGCGCGGGCGCGCCCGCTTGCGCGCCGTAGTTCTTGCTCCGCGCGTAGTAGCGCATCGCCTCGTTGATCAGGTAGTCGATGGAGCAGTCGAAGTCATTGGCCATCTGCTCGAAGGTGTCCCACAGGACATCCCGGCAGTAGAAATGGCGCATGGTCTTCTTGTTCTGGTCCATCCTCGAGACCTCGATCCTGCCGGAGAGCGGCCAGCCGTACTGCGCATCGTCCGACGAGGCCGCGGCCGCCACTCGCGCGCCGCGTTCATCCGCCGGACGGGGCTCCCGCTTGCCGCGCGGCAAGGAGCCCTCAATCCACCTCCCCTAGTTGCGTTTGCGCAGTCGCTCGGCTGCTGCTCGGGCTTCCGTTCCGAGCGTGGCACCTGGGCCCCACCCCAACAGCGGAGTGGCATCTGCACGCAGCGCCTCTAGGCGAGGCACGTCCTCCTTCGCTCCCATCTCGCCGAGCAAGCGCACCGCAACCACCCGCGCCACCCAGCTCTTCGCCTTCAACGCTTCCCGCAAGACCGGCAACACGCCACTGCCCACCTCGCGGATGTCTTTCTCCAGGTAATCAGCCACGTCCTGCCGCTTGTAAGCATAGCCCGAAGGCAGAGCGTCTAGCAACTTCGCTACTCCTCTGGCCTTGCAGCACGCCACGAGCGCCTCTGCGGTGCGGTAGCGAACGGTCTCGTTCTGCGAGACGAGGAAGCCCGCCAGAACCTCCATCGCGGGCGCTCCACCCACGCGTTCGATGGCCGCGAACGCAGCCTCGCGCACGCCTCCAGGCTCCTTCACGTCGGCCGCCAACCGGGCGAAGAACGGCAATGACGAGGCCTCGCCACCGGCCCCGAGCGCTTGCACCGCGAGCGCTCGCTCGTCGGCGTCTCCCCGCCGAGCGAGCGACAACAGGAACTCCCGCCCGACGACGCTGCGCAACTTGCCGAGCGCCTCCAGCCAGCCTCGCCGACGAGAGGGCTCCGCGCGAGCCAACGCCACCAGGGCCTCCGCGCCGGACTCGCGCTCCGACGCCCCCCCGACCTTGGCGAGCAACTCCGCCAGCTCGGGCAGGTATTCGGCGCTGCCCGTGAGGCGCTTCGCCAGCTCGGCGCCAGCGGGCCCACCGATGGCGAGGAGCACCTTGTCGCCGCTCGCCTCGCCCGTGCGTCGACGTCCCCAATCGGCGAGCAGCCAGAGCACGAGCTCGCCATCCACCCGGGCCCGCTCGCCGGCCGGGAGTTCCGTTCGCAGCTGGGCGATCACGTCCTTGGCGCGGATCTGCAGGTCCGTCGTGCCACCGGGCCCCGCGCCTTTCATCATGGTCAGGAGACGACTGAGAGCGGCGACCGCGATCGGCGCGCGCTCCGCAGAAGGGATCGCGCCGAGGTCGCTCGCCAGCTCGGCCTGCATCCCGAGGTCCGCCAGCGCCAGCACCGCCTCGACCCGCACCTCCACCGGGCTCGCGCGATCCCTGAGAGCCTCGCGGATCTTCGAGGGCCCCTTCTCCGTCTCCTTCCACGCCCGAACCTTCTCCGGCGTGGCACGACAGCCCACGCCGAGCAAGGCCAGGAGCAGCGCCGCGCCTCGGAGAAAAGGGGAAGATTTCATAGTTTACGCTGAGTTCGTCTGTATGATAGGGAGGCCTCTGGAGCAAGTCAAGCGTAGCCCCGCCCTGCATGCGCTGCCACCGCCTCATACCGCTCTGGCTCCCTGCGCTCCTCGCTGCCGGGGCGTCCGACCTCCACGCGACGCCGTTTGTCACCTCCCGACCGGGGGGATTGACCTTGACCGGGCCGGCGGTCGTGCACCCCGCGTCGCAGTACCTGAACCCGGCCGTCCTCGGCCTGCTCCCCGGCCACCATGTCTACCTGGACGGGACGCTCGAGCTGTCTCACGGCGCGATCGCCCGCCGACCCATCGACGCAGCCACCGGAGAACCCACGAGCGGGGGCGCCGGGCGACCCTCTCCCGAGGAGCAGCTCCTCGCGCCCTATCCGACCTTCTTCTTCGGCGCGGCCTCCGACCTCGGACTCGACTCGGTAGTAGTAGGGCTCGCCGTGCACAATCCGATGGGCGCGCACGTCTCGTTCCTGCGCGGCGCGAACGCGGGGCGCTTCGACCCGGCCAGCCAGGGGCCCCTGCGTTACCACGCGACCGATCTCACCGCCTTCCACGTCTTCGTCACCCCGGCGGCCGCGATCAAGCTGCTCGACCAGCTGTCGCTCGGCATCTCCTTCAGCTACGTCTTCGGACTGATGGACCTGGGTTTCGTGCGCGACGCTGCGCTCGACGGAGGGCAGCATCGCCAGGCCTCCGAATACACGGCCCTCGACGACTGCGGCGGAGGTCGCGCCTGCGGCTACGAGGCGGACGCCGCCGCCGAAGGGGTCAGGGTGCGCGGCACCTCGAACGCCGTCGCCTTCAGCGTGGGACTCGCCGCCCGTCCCCACCGCCGCCTGACGCTGGGCGCCGCGTACCACAGCCCCGTGATCGGCCTGAGCGGACAGGGGCTCAGCGCCCGAGGGAGCGCGTGGATCCGACGAGCCACCTCCACGTACGACAACGCGCGGAGCGGCGGCCTCGCAGCTCCTCGCGCCTGCACCGACGGGTCGAGCCCGCCCTGCCGCGAGCTCGAGGGGCGGGGGACGGTGAACTACGCGCTGCCCGACATGGTGACCCTCGGAGGCACCCTCCAGGCCACCCGCAGCCTGCTCCTCGCGCTCCAGCTCCGCTGGATCAACTACAGCCGCCACGACCAGCTCGACGTGCGGCTCACGGGGGCGGAGCTGCGCCACGAGCCCGAGGTTCCGGAGCGCGTGGTCCACTACCGCGGGTTTCGCGGCGTGTTCGCGGCGGAGGTCGGCGCCTCGTATCGCGCCACGGCGAGACTCGAGCTCCAGGGGGGGGTGCTCGTCGAGAGCGCCGCCGTCCCGTCGGAGCTCGTCACCCCTCTCGCCATCGACGCGTTCAAGGTCGACCTCCTGCTGGCAGCCCGCCTGCGCCTCTGGGCCGGGCTCAGCGTGCAGCTCGGCTACAACCTCGTGGCGATGCCCCCGATCGACGTCGACCGCTCGGCATTCAGGCCCGCCATCATGGTGGAGTGCGTCGACCGCGGGCTGGACATGGACCTCGAGGTCTGCCAGGCCGCCAGCCGCGGGCAAGGTCTCCCGTCCGCCGCGGGCCGCTATCAGCTCCTGCAGCACCGGCTAGGGCTGGGTCTCGCCTACGACGTCGACTGAGGGCGCATGCTCCTGCTCGACGAAGCGCGCGTGAAGCGCCTGCTGAGCGCGGGCCAGGTGCCCGGGCCGGAGCACGAGCGTGAGGCGCAGCGGCGCGGTATCCACGCTGTGCACGGGGAGCTCGAGCTCCCGCGCCAGCTCGAGCAGCGCCGCGAGGTGCCCCGGGTCATCTCCGAGCCCCTCGCCGACCACGGACGCGGCCTCGAGGCCCGATTCGAGCTCGATCGGCCCCGTCTTCTCGAGGGCGGCCACGAGCCCCGGGGAGTCCACGCACTGCGAGCCGTGTAGGAAGAGCACTGGGCGCCCCTCGTGCAGGTGCGCCCACAGCGGAGCGAGCTGAAAGCTGCGGAGCACCTCACCGAGCTGCGAGAGCTGCTCGGCCCCGCCGGCGCCCCGGACGCACAGGAGCTGGCTCAGCCCAGCCACCCCCACCGCGCCCCCGCCACGCTCCGGCGAGGTCGCCGCAACGCGCGTCTGCCGCTCGGACCCGCTCGAGGCGCGCGCGAAGATCACGATCCCCTGCTTCCGCGCGAACTCCACGGCCTGGGCGTTCAGCACCTTCGCCCCGTGGAGCGCCAGCTCCTGCATCTCGGCGTAAGAGATCGTGGATAGGTGCCGCGGCGACGGGACGACCCGCGGGTCGGCGGTATACACCCCATCCACGTCCGAGCAGATCTCGCAGTATTCGGCGCCGAGCGCGGCCGCCATGGCCACGGCGGTAGTGTCCGACCCACCGCGTCCGAGAGTCGTGATGTCCCGCTTGTAGCTCACCCCCTGGAAGCCGGCGATGATCACTACCCTGCCCCGATCGAGCTCATCCTGGACCCGGTAGGGACGCACCTCGAGGATCCGGGCGTCGGTGTGGCGGTGGCTGGTGATGATCCCGCACTGCGATCCGGTGAAGGAGACCGCGTCGCACCCCTGGTCCGAGATGGCGATGGCGAGCAATGCGGCGGAGATACGCTCGCCGGCGGAGAGCAGCATGTCCAGCTCGCGGCGCGGCGGCGAGGCCGACACCGAGCGCGCGAGCTCGAGCAGCTGGTCCGTGGTCCGCCCCATCGCCGAGACGACGACCACCACGCGATACCCTCGTCGCACGGTCTCCGCCACGCGCACAGCGACCTTGCGCAGGCGCTCGGGGTCCGCGACCGACGAGCCGCCGTACTTTTGCACCACGATCGGCGCGAGCTCTTGCGACATGGCGTCCTCCGAGCAAGCGATACCACCGCGTCGCGCCCGAGGGCAAATGTGCTGGACGCCCCGACGGGTGGTAGCTACACTCCAACGCCATGAAGGGTTTTCTGCCCCTCGCCGGGGTCCTGCTGGCAGCCGCGAGCTGCGGCCACCCTTCCCTGGGCCTGAAGCTCCCCAAGGCAGGCCCGCCGCGCGCACGCGTCTCCATTCCACCCGCGGTCAGCGACGAGACGTACCCCCACTTCCGCCAGCTCTACGAGTCTCTCCCCTCCACGGCAGCCGAGCGATCTCCTTTTCGGCGGGTGCTCCTGGCACACCTGGAACAGCAGGCTGTCCTCCTCGCGCGGGAAGACCAGCCGGGTGAGGTGGCCAAGACCTTCAGTGAAGCCCTGACCCTGTTCGACGCCGCGGAGATCCATCGCGGCGTCCCGCACGACGGCGGGCTCGACCGAATGGCGCAGCACGTGGTTCGCCTCTTTTCCCCCCAGGGAGACGAGGCCCAGGTCATCCCCGCGCTCTGCGTGCGCATCAGCCTGCGGCCGCGCGACAAGCGTCTGAAGGAGGAGCTCGAGGAGATCGTGCAGTGGGTGGAGCAGACGGTGCAGCTAACCTATGGACGGGGTTTCCGCGGCGCTCGCATGGTGCGCGTGATGGAGGACACCGCCAAGGTCTGGCCCTCGGCCTTCGTCCTCGAGACGCTCCGCCGTCTGTACCTCCTACGGTCGGATGCGCTCTCACGGGCGGCGCCGATGGATCGCGTCTTCTCGCGGGCCATGGACCACCCCCTCGCCGCCCTCCTCTACACCGGCTACAGCATGGCCCGGGCGTACCTGCGCGTGGACCGTGCGTACGAAGCGCTGCAGCGCGTGCGCGAGATCGGCGGCGAGGTGCCCCACGACGGGCAGCTTCGGCGGCTGCTCGAGCGGGCGGTCTCCCCGCTGGCCTCGGTCGATGACCAGCTCCGGCTCGCCACCTACTTCGAGGAACGGGACCGAGACGTCGCCCTGCGCGTCTGCCGGGCGGCCGCCGAGCGCTACGTCGACGACCCACGCCTGCACGGCTGCACCGGACGGCTCGCGGCGGCCGAGGACAAGGTCCCCCTCGCGGTACGCAGCTTCGAGACCGCCCTCGCCC is a window of Deltaproteobacteria bacterium DNA encoding:
- a CDS encoding outer membrane protein transport protein gives rise to the protein MTGPAVVHPASQYLNPAVLGLLPGHHVYLDGTLELSHGAIARRPIDAATGEPTSGGAGRPSPEEQLLAPYPTFFFGAASDLGLDSVVVGLAVHNPMGAHVSFLRGANAGRFDPASQGPLRYHATDLTAFHVFVTPAAAIKLLDQLSLGISFSYVFGLMDLGFVRDAALDGGQHRQASEYTALDDCGGGRACGYEADAAAEGVRVRGTSNAVAFSVGLAARPHRRLTLGAAYHSPVIGLSGQGLSARGSAWIRRATSTYDNARSGGLAAPRACTDGSSPPCRELEGRGTVNYALPDMVTLGGTLQATRSLLLALQLRWINYSRHDQLDVRLTGAELRHEPEVPERVVHYRGFRGVFAAEVGASYRATARLELQGGVLVESAAVPSELVTPLAIDAFKVDLLLAARLRLWAGLSVQLGYNLVAMPPIDVDRSAFRPAIMVECVDRGLDMDLEVCQAASRGQGLPSAAGRYQLLQHRLGLGLAYDVD
- a CDS encoding aspartate kinase, which gives rise to MSQELAPIVVQKYGGSSVADPERLRKVAVRVAETVRRGYRVVVVVSAMGRTTDQLLELARSVSASPPRRELDMLLSAGERISAALLAIAISDQGCDAVSFTGSQCGIITSHRHTDARILEVRPYRVQDELDRGRVVIIAGFQGVSYKRDITTLGRGGSDTTAVAMAAALGAEYCEICSDVDGVYTADPRVVPSPRHLSTISYAEMQELALHGAKVLNAQAVEFARKQGIVIFARASSGSERQTRVAATSPERGGGAVGVAGLSQLLCVRGAGGAEQLSQLGEVLRSFQLAPLWAHLHEGRPVLFLHGSQCVDSPGLVAALEKTGPIELESGLEAASVVGEGLGDDPGHLAALLELARELELPVHSVDTAPLRLTLVLRPGHLARAQQALHARFVEQEHAPSVDVVGETQP